The Doryrhamphus excisus isolate RoL2022-K1 chromosome 18, RoL_Dexc_1.0, whole genome shotgun sequence genome contains a region encoding:
- the LOC131106220 gene encoding leucine-rich repeat-containing protein 3-like yields MYSGPCEDRWTSITTRRRSKGGVLLPWLCILLFSTSLWGQASPQCPASCHCAWDTSTVLCSDAGLQEIPQGIPPDTVSLHLERNNIRSIPESAFSELVHLRDLYLSHNHIDTLSSGALRHLGPELRLLDLSHNQLRQASRDEFGSTQAKTRLYHNPWHCDCTLQELMETLNLEPETVNGIVCESSVRGLGESSRWEELGGLGEHAGQPLVRLLDSGVNFCSLHRKTTDVAMLVTMFVWFFMVIVYVVYYVRQNQAEARRHLEYLKSLPSPRKTPTETDTLSTGF; encoded by the coding sequence ATGTACTCGGGCCCGTGTGAGGACAGATGGACCAGCATCACCACGAGAAGAAGATCTAAAGGTGGCGTCCTTCTGCCATGGCTATGCATCCTGTTGTTTTCCACGTCTCTGTGGGGCCAAGCCTCCCCCCAGTGTCCAGCCAGCTGCCACTGTGCCTGGGACACGTCCACTGTGCTCTGCTCGGACGCCGGCCTGCAGGAGATCCCTCAGGGGATCCCGCCGGACACCGTCTCTCTCCATTTGGAGCGCAACAACATCCGCAGCATTCCCGAGAGTGCCTTCAGTGAGCTGGTCCACCTGCGGGACCTCTACTTGTCCCACAACCACATTGACACGCTGTCCTCTGGCGCCCTGCGGCATCTGGGACCGGAGCTCCGCCTCCTCGACCTGTCGCATAACCAGCTGAGACAAGCCAGCAGGGATGAGTTCGGGTCAACGCAAGCAAAGACCCGCCTCTATCACAACCCTTGGCACTGCGACTGCACCCTGCAGGAGCTCATGGAGACGCTCAACTTGGAACCCGAGACGGTCAATGGTATCGTTTGCGAGAGTTCCGTTCGGGGGCTTGGCGAGTCCAGTAGGTGGGAAGAGCTGGGGGGGCTCGGAGAACACGCCGGACAGCCTCTGGTCAGGCTCTTGGACTCTGGGGTGAATTTCTGCAGCCTGCATAGGAAAACCACCGACGTGGCCATGCTGGTCACCATGTTTGTGTGGTTCTTCATGGTGATTGTGTATGTGGTCTACTACGTCAGGCAGAACCAGGCCGAGGCCCGCAGGCATTTGGAGTACCTGAAGAGCTTACCCAGCCCGCGCAAGACCCCCACGGAGACAGACACCCTCAGCACTGGTTTCTGA